A single region of the Streptomyces vilmorinianum genome encodes:
- a CDS encoding glycoside hydrolase family 43 protein, with the protein MSDTARTGDLGDGTYRNPVLAADWSDPDVLRVGEDYYLTASSFGRAPGLPLLHSRDLVNWTLVGHALERLLPETSFSSPQHDRGVWAPSLRHHDGRFWIFWGDPDHGIWQINSRSVRGGWSTPQLVKAGRGMIDPCPLWDEETGEAYLAHAWAKSRSGISNRLTGHRMSADGTELLDEGKTIVDGDQIPGWFTLEGPKLYRHGGWFWILAPAGGVATGWQGAFRSRGFFGPYEERVVLEQDGTDVNGPHQGGWVRTSRGEDWFLHFQERGAYGRVVHLQPMRWDGDGWPVLGDEGAPVLVHAKPALPAQPPSAPVADDDFPGGRFGRQWQWTANPREGWTTLHSADGLRLSCGRTEESDDLRRLPHVLTQRMPARPCVVEVELRLDAEEPGARAGLAVLGDAYTWIGLRREADGSVRLVHRFAPVSAGRERDAAFARPAPEGRARLRIEIGAGARCRFSADTGDGFTPSGQVFAATPWRWVGALLGLFAAAPTGTGPVGTAVFTTFRITPSEIPPREESRR; encoded by the coding sequence GTGAGCGACACCGCGCGTACCGGTGACCTGGGCGACGGCACGTACCGCAACCCGGTCCTGGCCGCCGACTGGTCCGATCCCGATGTGCTGCGGGTCGGCGAGGACTACTACCTCACCGCGTCCAGCTTCGGCCGGGCCCCGGGGCTGCCGCTGCTGCACTCCCGCGACCTGGTCAACTGGACCCTGGTCGGCCATGCCCTGGAGCGGCTGCTGCCGGAGACGTCGTTCTCCTCGCCGCAGCACGACCGGGGGGTGTGGGCGCCGTCGCTGCGCCACCACGACGGCCGGTTCTGGATCTTCTGGGGCGACCCGGACCACGGGATCTGGCAGATCAACTCCCGTTCCGTACGCGGTGGATGGTCCACCCCGCAGCTGGTGAAGGCGGGCCGGGGCATGATCGACCCGTGCCCGCTGTGGGACGAGGAGACCGGCGAGGCGTATCTCGCGCACGCCTGGGCCAAGTCCCGCTCGGGCATCAGCAACCGGCTCACGGGCCACCGGATGAGCGCCGACGGCACCGAACTCCTCGACGAGGGCAAGACGATCGTCGACGGTGATCAGATCCCGGGCTGGTTCACCCTCGAAGGCCCCAAGCTGTACCGGCACGGCGGCTGGTTCTGGATCCTCGCCCCCGCCGGGGGCGTGGCCACCGGCTGGCAGGGCGCCTTCCGTTCGCGTGGCTTCTTCGGCCCGTACGAGGAGCGGGTCGTCCTGGAGCAGGACGGGACGGACGTCAACGGCCCGCACCAGGGCGGCTGGGTCCGTACCTCCCGGGGCGAGGACTGGTTCCTGCACTTCCAGGAGCGCGGCGCGTACGGCCGGGTGGTCCATCTCCAGCCGATGCGCTGGGACGGCGACGGCTGGCCGGTGCTCGGCGACGAGGGCGCCCCCGTCCTCGTCCACGCGAAGCCCGCGCTGCCGGCGCAGCCGCCGTCGGCCCCCGTCGCCGACGACGACTTCCCCGGTGGCCGCTTCGGACGGCAGTGGCAGTGGACGGCCAATCCCCGGGAGGGCTGGACGACCCTGCACTCCGCGGACGGTCTGCGGCTGAGCTGCGGCCGTACGGAGGAGAGCGACGACCTGCGCCGGCTGCCGCACGTCCTGACCCAGCGGATGCCCGCCCGCCCCTGCGTCGTCGAGGTCGAACTGCGCCTGGACGCCGAGGAGCCGGGCGCCCGCGCCGGGCTCGCGGTGCTCGGCGACGCGTACACCTGGATCGGGCTGCGGCGCGAGGCCGACGGCTCGGTCCGTCTGGTGCACCGTTTCGCGCCGGTCTCGGCCGGGCGGGAGCGGGACGCGGCCTTCGCGCGGCCCGCCCCCGAGGGCCGGGCCCGGCTGAGGATCGAGATCGGCGCGGGGGCCCGCTGCCGGTTCTCCGCCGACACGGGCGACGGCTTCACGCCCTCCGGCCAGGTCTTCGCCGCCACGCCGTGGCGCTGGGTCGGCGCCCTGCTCGGCCTGTTCGCGGCCGCCCCGACGGGCACGGGCCCCGTCGGCACCGCGGTCTTCACCACCTTCCGTATCACCCCGAGTGAGATTCCCCCGAGAGAAGAGAGCCGACGATGA
- a CDS encoding ABC transporter substrate-binding protein translates to MTVFRNGRRRAAGALALTTVLALTVTACGDDGSGAAGDKGNEGSGKGEITFWDNNGGVRTDIWKEIIKDFETANPGIKVNYVGIASKEVQSKYDTAIQGGGLPDVGGVGAAMLAGIAAQNALEPLDDRIAGSSLKGRLNAGMLDSVKSAGGQGKLFTVPTSASNGVLYYRTDLFKAAGLEEPSTWSKFYTAADKLTAKDKNRFGYTLRGGAGSIAQALDAMYGQSGITSFWNGDRTTVNDPKNVAALERYVALFKKNTPAADVNNDFTKMVAQWDSGEIGMLNHNLGSYQDHVKALGTEKFRGIPNPTLDDGTRVMVSNPVDGLGLFSSSKNKAAAWKFIEFAVSHQSNSKWNESAGAIPANTEAARDAWIQKAEPTKLAAEVLFSGKATIVQLPYHLPDWNTISKADNEPGFQKVLLGKSGAKEFLDTLAEQLNAAQAEWKSQNK, encoded by the coding sequence ATGACCGTCTTCCGCAACGGGCGGCGCAGAGCCGCCGGCGCCCTCGCCCTGACCACCGTGCTCGCCCTGACCGTCACCGCCTGCGGCGACGACGGCAGCGGCGCCGCCGGCGACAAGGGCAACGAGGGTTCCGGCAAGGGCGAGATCACCTTCTGGGACAACAACGGCGGTGTCCGCACCGACATCTGGAAGGAGATCATCAAGGACTTCGAGACGGCGAACCCCGGCATCAAGGTGAACTACGTCGGGATCGCCTCGAAGGAGGTGCAGTCCAAGTACGACACCGCCATCCAGGGTGGGGGCCTGCCGGACGTCGGCGGCGTCGGGGCGGCGATGCTCGCCGGGATCGCGGCCCAGAACGCGCTGGAGCCGCTGGACGACCGGATCGCCGGCAGCTCGCTCAAGGGCAGGCTCAACGCGGGCATGCTCGACAGCGTCAAGAGCGCGGGTGGTCAGGGCAAGCTGTTCACGGTCCCGACCTCGGCGAGCAACGGTGTCCTCTACTACCGCACCGACCTGTTCAAGGCGGCCGGTCTGGAGGAGCCCAGCACCTGGTCGAAGTTCTACACGGCCGCCGACAAGCTGACGGCCAAGGACAAGAACAGGTTCGGCTACACCCTTCGCGGCGGCGCCGGTTCCATCGCCCAGGCGCTGGACGCGATGTACGGCCAGAGCGGCATCACCAGCTTCTGGAACGGGGACCGGACGACCGTCAACGACCCGAAGAACGTGGCGGCTCTGGAGCGGTACGTCGCGCTGTTCAAGAAGAACACCCCGGCGGCCGACGTCAACAACGACTTCACCAAGATGGTCGCGCAGTGGGACAGCGGCGAGATCGGCATGCTCAACCACAACCTGGGCTCCTACCAGGACCATGTGAAGGCGCTGGGCACCGAGAAGTTCCGCGGCATCCCCAACCCGACGCTGGACGACGGCACGCGGGTCATGGTGTCCAACCCCGTCGACGGCCTGGGGCTCTTCTCCTCCAGCAAGAACAAGGCGGCGGCCTGGAAGTTCATCGAGTTCGCCGTCTCACACCAGTCCAACAGCAAGTGGAACGAGTCGGCCGGCGCGATCCCGGCCAACACCGAGGCGGCCCGGGACGCCTGGATCCAGAAGGCCGAGCCGACCAAGCTCGCCGCCGAGGTGCTGTTCAGCGGCAAGGCCACCATCGTGCAGCTGCCGTACCACCTGCCCGACTGGAACACCATCTCCAAGGCCGACAACGAGCCCGGGTTCCAGAAGGTGCTGCTCGGCAAGTCCGGCGCCAAGGAGTTCCTGGACACGCTGGCCGAGCAGCTCAACGCGGCGCAGGCCGAGTGGAAGTCGCAGAACAAGTGA
- a CDS encoding rhamnogalacturonan acetylesterase yields MTAAPTRRQVVAAAAGLALALAAAPAAALPRGHHRMRTLYIAGDSTAAQKYADAAPETGWGMALPFFLHQDLAVANHAINGRSTKSFLDEGRLDVILEAIRPGDLLLIQFGHNDQKITDPSRYTEPWTTYQDNLRRYVAGARERGARPVLATSVERRRFDASGTALRTLGEYPAAMREVAREEGVELLDVQELSLALWQKLGPETTKAYFNWTPAEQDNTHFNPPGAIAVARLVAAELLHTRVLGPSDTRRLDEEIPTRWITWPDAEESRT; encoded by the coding sequence GTGACCGCCGCACCGACCCGCCGTCAGGTGGTCGCGGCCGCGGCGGGCCTCGCGCTCGCCCTGGCCGCGGCCCCGGCCGCGGCGCTCCCCCGAGGACATCACCGTATGCGCACGCTGTACATCGCCGGCGACTCCACCGCAGCTCAGAAGTACGCCGACGCCGCGCCCGAGACCGGGTGGGGCATGGCGCTCCCCTTCTTCCTCCACCAGGACCTCGCGGTCGCCAACCACGCGATCAACGGACGCAGCACGAAGAGCTTCCTCGACGAGGGGCGGCTCGACGTGATCCTGGAGGCGATCCGTCCCGGCGACCTCCTGCTGATCCAGTTCGGCCACAACGACCAGAAGATCACCGACCCCAGCCGCTACACCGAGCCCTGGACCACCTACCAGGACAACCTGCGCCGGTACGTCGCCGGGGCCAGGGAGCGCGGGGCGCGGCCCGTCCTCGCCACCTCCGTGGAGCGGCGGAGGTTCGACGCGAGCGGCACCGCCCTGCGGACCCTCGGGGAGTACCCGGCCGCGATGCGCGAGGTGGCCCGGGAGGAAGGGGTCGAGCTGCTCGACGTCCAGGAGCTGTCGCTGGCGCTGTGGCAGAAGCTCGGCCCGGAGACGACCAAGGCGTACTTCAACTGGACGCCGGCCGAGCAGGACAACACCCACTTCAACCCGCCGGGTGCGATCGCCGTCGCGCGGCTGGTCGCGGCCGAGCTGCTGCACACCCGCGTGCTCGGACCGAGCGACACGCGCCGACTCGACGAGGAGATCCCCACCCGGTGGATCACCTGGCCCGATGCCGAGGAGAGCCGAACGTGA
- a CDS encoding pectate lyase family protein, with the protein MRRQNKLWLVGATALVLSVTGPTAGAHAASDPARGTLPAGDGWASEGTGTTGGAAADASRVFTVTTWEEFRAALETPGTEPRIVKVVGTLNATAAGCSAFEAPGYDFARYLADYDPAVWGYENEVSGPQEDLRAASATAQGKAIKVKIPADTTVVGVGRDAGIVGGSLQIQGVDNVVIRNLTVESPLDCFPQWDPTDGATGAWNSEYDSMVVYGSTHVWIDHNTFTDGAHPDSSLPSYYGEIYQQHDGELDIVRGADLVTASWNVFADHDKTLMIGNSDSAGATDRGKLRVTLHHNLFKNVIERAPRVRFGQVDAYNNHFVVPESGYVYSFGIGLESRLVAEKNAFTLPAGIGAGRILKKWKDAPVTTAGNHVNGRSVDLLAVHNAQFPGEILREGAGWTPVLRARVDVPQAVPGLVDHCAGAGKLH; encoded by the coding sequence GTGAGACGTCAGAACAAGCTGTGGCTGGTGGGCGCGACCGCGCTCGTCCTGAGCGTCACGGGCCCCACGGCCGGCGCCCATGCCGCATCCGATCCGGCCCGCGGGACGCTGCCGGCCGGGGACGGCTGGGCCTCGGAGGGCACGGGGACGACCGGGGGCGCGGCCGCCGACGCCTCGCGGGTCTTCACCGTCACGACCTGGGAGGAGTTCCGGGCCGCGCTCGAGACGCCCGGGACCGAGCCCAGGATCGTCAAGGTCGTGGGGACGCTGAACGCGACCGCCGCGGGCTGCTCGGCCTTCGAGGCGCCCGGCTACGACTTCGCCCGGTACCTCGCGGACTACGACCCGGCGGTCTGGGGGTACGAGAACGAGGTCAGTGGTCCGCAGGAGGATCTGCGGGCGGCCTCCGCCACGGCCCAGGGCAAGGCGATCAAGGTGAAGATCCCCGCCGACACCACGGTCGTGGGTGTCGGCAGGGACGCCGGAATCGTGGGCGGCAGCCTGCAGATCCAGGGCGTCGACAATGTCGTGATCCGCAACCTGACGGTCGAGAGCCCGCTGGACTGCTTCCCTCAGTGGGACCCGACCGACGGTGCGACAGGAGCGTGGAACTCCGAGTACGACAGCATGGTCGTGTACGGCTCCACGCATGTCTGGATCGACCACAACACCTTCACCGACGGTGCCCACCCGGACAGTTCGCTGCCCTCGTACTACGGCGAGATCTACCAGCAGCACGACGGGGAGCTGGACATCGTGCGGGGCGCCGACCTCGTGACCGCGTCCTGGAACGTCTTCGCCGACCACGACAAGACGCTGATGATCGGCAACAGCGACAGCGCGGGCGCCACCGACCGCGGCAAGCTGCGGGTCACCCTGCACCACAACCTCTTCAAGAACGTGATCGAGCGGGCGCCCCGGGTCCGCTTCGGCCAGGTCGACGCGTACAACAACCACTTCGTGGTCCCGGAGTCGGGCTATGTGTACAGCTTCGGCATCGGCCTGGAGTCGCGGCTGGTCGCGGAGAAGAACGCGTTCACGCTACCGGCCGGCATCGGCGCCGGGCGGATCCTGAAGAAGTGGAAGGACGCCCCGGTCACGACGGCGGGCAACCACGTCAACGGCCGGTCCGTCGATCTGCTCGCGGTCCACAACGCGCAGTTCCCGGGCGAGATCCTGCGCGAGGGCGCCGGCTGGACGCCGGTGCTGCGCGCCCGGGTCGACGTCCCGCAGGCGGTGCCCGGCCTGGTCGACCACTGCGCGGGCGCGGGCAAGCTGCACTGA
- a CDS encoding pectinesterase family protein — protein sequence MPSPSRRALLTASAGALLSLGLAAAPASARPAGPFGRFGSPSARLTERTLYVHPGGLGDHTTVQAAVTAASGSGWTLVLAPGTYRETVAVSPARTDMTWLGAGEDPRDVVVVYDNAAGTTRPDGGTYGTSGSATTTVQADGFTARGITFANDFLRTDLPGNPGTQAVAIKVQGDRSAFFHCRFLGHQDTLYADSMSLAAVARQFFAHCYVEGDVDFVFGRARAVFEHCHFRTLLRPDLAAAPHGFVFAPSTARGNPYGYLATRCRVTSEAPDAFYKLARPWVPSSDTTAWPSLVVRDSVLGPGIDAVAPYANMREAYPWQAQRFAEYRNTGPGAEVTVPENRPQLTPDEAESATRSTYLGDWNLTPVRA from the coding sequence ATGCCTTCGCCCAGCCGTCGGGCGCTGCTCACCGCGAGCGCCGGCGCACTGCTCTCCCTCGGTCTGGCCGCGGCGCCCGCCTCCGCCCGCCCCGCGGGGCCGTTCGGCCGCTTCGGCTCCCCCTCCGCCCGGCTCACCGAGCGCACCCTGTACGTCCATCCCGGCGGCCTCGGCGACCACACCACCGTGCAAGCCGCGGTGACCGCCGCGAGCGGCTCCGGCTGGACGCTGGTCCTCGCCCCCGGCACGTACCGCGAGACCGTCGCCGTCAGCCCCGCCCGTACGGACATGACCTGGCTCGGGGCGGGTGAGGACCCGCGTGACGTGGTCGTGGTGTACGACAACGCGGCCGGCACGACCCGTCCGGACGGCGGCACCTACGGCACGAGCGGTTCGGCGACCACCACCGTCCAGGCCGACGGGTTCACCGCGCGGGGGATCACCTTCGCCAACGACTTCCTCCGTACCGACCTCCCCGGGAACCCCGGCACCCAGGCCGTCGCGATCAAGGTCCAGGGCGACCGGTCCGCCTTCTTCCACTGCCGGTTCCTCGGCCATCAGGACACGCTGTACGCCGACTCGATGTCCCTGGCCGCCGTCGCCCGCCAGTTCTTCGCGCACTGCTACGTGGAGGGCGACGTCGACTTCGTCTTCGGCCGGGCCCGCGCGGTCTTCGAGCACTGCCACTTCCGGACGCTGCTGCGCCCGGACCTCGCGGCCGCCCCGCACGGCTTCGTCTTCGCCCCGTCCACGGCCCGCGGCAATCCGTACGGCTATCTGGCCACCCGCTGCCGGGTGACCAGCGAGGCCCCGGACGCCTTCTACAAGCTGGCCCGCCCCTGGGTGCCGAGCTCGGACACGACCGCGTGGCCGTCGCTCGTCGTGCGCGACAGCGTGCTCGGCCCGGGGATCGACGCCGTGGCGCCGTACGCGAACATGCGGGAGGCCTACCCCTGGCAGGCCCAGCGCTTCGCCGAGTACCGCAACACCGGTCCCGGCGCCGAGGTCACCGTCCCGGAGAACCGGCCCCAACTGACCCCGGACGAGGCCGAGTCGGCCACCAGGAGCACGTACCTCGGGGACTGGAACCTCACCCCCGTCCGCGCCTGA
- a CDS encoding rhamnogalacturonan lyase B N-terminal domain-containing protein, which produces MSYQGKTPTRRSVLGAGTAGAAAVLAGGGLLAAAPTASAAGFGWSDDGSQYVIDTGAQLVFKVSKSTGDLTSLVHRGKEYEGYGGKHSHVESGLGASTVTLSQVGATILVTVVHGTLRHYYAARSGRNNVYLWTDKADTSFTATRFIARLKPGVFPGGGPDSWVEAADTVIEAGDVWRRSDGHTRSKHYSGVRVADYDYVGYTTGTVGLWMVRSNHEKASGGPFYRSLLRHSNEGGVGLYEILHYNQSQTEPMRFGLQGPYVLAFTDGGAPDPALFAANHDTAWVDGLGIAGWVGAAGRGRIAGVGLRGMDANHPYTVGFANPDAQYWTKATAGTGAFSCRGMLPGTYTLTVYKGELAVHTGSVTVTAGGTVALNTLTIGGDPSGAPAIWRIGDWNGTPGGFKNAELMTTAHPSDVRAASWTGNVVLGSGDPSASFPCYLWKDVNDGILVYFRLTAAQAAAAHTLRVGVTTAYINGRPRVTVNDWVSAIPSPPTQPSTRSLTTGSYRGNNHTFTFSVPASAWQTDPGQYNVLKLNIVSGSTGTGFLSPGTAIDCIDLLV; this is translated from the coding sequence ATGAGCTACCAGGGGAAGACACCCACCCGCCGCAGCGTCCTCGGCGCGGGCACCGCCGGTGCCGCCGCCGTCCTCGCCGGCGGCGGCCTGCTGGCCGCCGCGCCCACCGCCTCCGCCGCGGGCTTCGGCTGGAGCGACGACGGCAGCCAGTACGTGATCGACACGGGCGCCCAGCTCGTCTTCAAGGTGTCCAAGTCGACCGGCGACCTCACCTCCCTCGTCCACCGGGGCAAGGAGTACGAGGGTTACGGCGGCAAGCACTCGCACGTCGAATCGGGCCTCGGCGCCTCGACCGTCACCCTCTCCCAGGTGGGCGCCACGATCCTGGTCACCGTCGTCCACGGCACGCTGAGGCACTACTACGCCGCCCGCAGCGGCCGGAACAACGTCTATCTGTGGACCGACAAGGCCGACACCTCCTTCACCGCCACCCGCTTCATCGCCCGCCTCAAGCCCGGCGTCTTCCCGGGCGGGGGCCCGGACTCCTGGGTCGAGGCGGCGGACACCGTCATCGAGGCAGGTGACGTCTGGCGGCGGTCCGACGGACACACCCGCTCCAAGCACTACTCCGGCGTGCGCGTCGCCGACTACGACTACGTCGGATACACGACGGGCACGGTCGGCCTGTGGATGGTCCGCTCCAACCACGAGAAGGCCTCCGGAGGCCCCTTCTACCGCTCGCTGCTGCGGCACTCCAACGAGGGCGGTGTGGGGCTCTACGAGATTCTGCACTACAACCAGTCGCAGACCGAGCCGATGCGGTTCGGTCTCCAGGGCCCGTACGTCCTCGCCTTCACCGACGGCGGCGCCCCCGATCCGGCCCTGTTCGCGGCGAACCACGACACCGCGTGGGTGGACGGTCTCGGCATCGCCGGCTGGGTCGGCGCCGCCGGGCGGGGCAGGATCGCGGGCGTGGGCCTCAGGGGCATGGACGCGAACCACCCGTACACGGTCGGGTTCGCCAACCCCGACGCCCAGTACTGGACCAAGGCGACCGCGGGCACGGGCGCGTTCTCCTGCCGCGGCATGCTGCCGGGCACGTACACCCTGACCGTGTACAAGGGGGAACTCGCCGTCCACACCGGTTCGGTGACGGTCACCGCCGGCGGGACCGTCGCGCTGAACACCCTCACGATCGGGGGCGATCCGAGCGGCGCCCCGGCGATCTGGCGGATCGGCGACTGGAACGGCACCCCGGGCGGCTTCAAGAACGCCGAGCTGATGACGACCGCCCATCCCTCGGACGTCAGGGCGGCGTCGTGGACCGGCAACGTCGTCCTGGGCTCCGGGGACCCGTCCGCCTCCTTCCCCTGCTATCTGTGGAAGGACGTCAACGACGGGATCCTGGTGTACTTCCGGCTGACGGCCGCCCAGGCCGCGGCCGCGCACACGCTGCGCGTCGGCGTGACGACCGCGTACATCAACGGGCGGCCCCGGGTGACCGTCAACGACTGGGTGTCGGCGATCCCCTCGCCGCCCACGCAGCCCTCGACCCGCTCGCTGACCACGGGCTCCTACCGGGGCAACAACCACACGTTCACCTTCAGCGTGCCCGCCTCCGCCTGGCAGACGGACCCGGGGCAGTACAACGTGCTGAAGCTGAACATCGTCAGCGGCTCGACCGGGACGGGGTTCCTCAGCCCGGGCACCGCGATCGACTGCATCGACCTGCTGGTCTGA
- a CDS encoding SigE family RNA polymerase sigma factor — translation MVTAVDDAATEFHDFFERHYAELARLAHLLTGEVDGADDLAADAMVALWHRWDRVRAADHPVAYARGVVANLVRSRIRGAVRERRRIALFWDRRSEHVDDPDIPVVVDVQTALRALPFRKRACVVLRHAFDLSERDTALALGVSVGTVKSQTSKGMAELQRLLGPRATTELLGGRH, via the coding sequence GTGGTCACAGCCGTCGATGACGCCGCGACGGAGTTCCACGACTTCTTCGAGCGCCACTACGCCGAACTCGCCCGCCTCGCCCATCTGTTGACCGGGGAGGTCGACGGCGCCGACGACCTCGCGGCGGACGCGATGGTCGCGCTCTGGCACCGCTGGGACCGGGTGCGCGCGGCGGACCACCCCGTCGCCTACGCCCGGGGCGTCGTCGCCAACCTCGTCCGCAGCCGCATCCGCGGCGCCGTACGGGAGCGCCGGCGGATCGCGCTCTTCTGGGACCGGCGCTCCGAGCACGTCGACGACCCGGACATACCGGTGGTCGTCGACGTACAGACCGCGCTGCGCGCCCTGCCGTTCCGCAAGCGGGCCTGCGTGGTCCTGCGGCACGCCTTCGACCTCTCGGAGCGGGACACCGCGCTCGCTCTGGGCGTCTCGGTCGGTACGGTCAAGAGCCAGACCTCCAAGGGCATGGCGGAACTGCAGCGGCTGCTCGGCCCCCGGGCCACCACGGAACTGCTCGGCGGGAGGCACTGA
- a CDS encoding LacI family DNA-binding transcriptional regulator, which produces MVTLADVARHAGVSASTVSYVLSGKRSISASTRERIQRSIEELGYRPHAGARALASSRTQILALMMPLRVDLYLPVMLEIAMAVTTTARAHGYDVLLLTGEEGPEAVRRVEGSALADAMIVMDVELDDPRLPFLRQAERPAVLIGLPADTTGLSCVDLDFEAAGARCVHHLADLGHRQIAVLGEPPAVYARGTGFAERTLAGLRGAADERGVGLLHRPCEGTYAAVTATVGRIFEERPSTTALVVQNEAAVEPLLALLRQQGRAVPEDVSVVAVCAAQVAAQASVPLTSVGVPAQEMGRRAVERLVAHLDGTEDSGTVLIAPELTVRASSGPAAAPAPSTSGRTERARRGHSRR; this is translated from the coding sequence ATGGTCACCCTCGCCGATGTCGCCCGCCACGCCGGAGTGTCGGCCAGCACGGTCAGCTATGTCCTCAGCGGCAAACGGTCCATCTCGGCCTCCACCCGCGAGCGCATCCAGCGCAGCATCGAGGAGCTCGGCTACCGGCCGCACGCCGGCGCCCGCGCCCTGGCCAGCAGCCGGACCCAGATCCTCGCCCTGATGATGCCGCTGCGCGTCGACCTCTATCTGCCGGTGATGCTGGAGATCGCCATGGCCGTCACCACCACGGCCCGCGCCCACGGCTACGACGTCCTGCTCCTCACCGGAGAGGAGGGGCCCGAGGCCGTGCGCCGGGTCGAGGGCAGCGCGCTCGCCGACGCGATGATCGTGATGGACGTGGAGCTCGACGACCCGCGGCTGCCGTTCCTGCGGCAGGCCGAACGGCCCGCCGTGCTCATCGGACTGCCGGCCGACACGACCGGCCTGAGCTGCGTCGACCTCGACTTCGAGGCGGCCGGTGCGCGGTGCGTGCACCATCTCGCCGACCTCGGCCACCGGCAGATCGCCGTGCTCGGCGAGCCCCCCGCCGTCTACGCCCGGGGGACCGGCTTCGCCGAGCGCACCCTCGCGGGGCTGCGCGGCGCGGCGGACGAGCGGGGCGTCGGGCTGCTGCACCGGCCCTGCGAGGGCACCTACGCCGCCGTGACGGCCACCGTCGGCCGGATCTTCGAGGAACGCCCCTCCACCACCGCCCTCGTCGTCCAGAACGAGGCCGCCGTCGAACCCCTCCTCGCCCTGCTGCGTCAGCAGGGCCGCGCGGTGCCCGAGGACGTCTCCGTGGTCGCGGTCTGCGCCGCCCAGGTGGCCGCGCAGGCATCCGTACCGCTGACCTCCGTCGGCGTCCCGGCCCAGGAGATGGGCCGCCGCGCCGTGGAACGCCTCGTCGCCCACCTCGACGGGACGGAGGACTCCGGCACCGTGCTGATCGCCCCGGAGCTGACCGTACGGGCCAGCTCGGGACCCGCCGCCGCCCCGGCGCCGTCGACGTCCGGCCGTACCGAGAGAGCGCGCCGTGGTCACAGCCGTCGATGA